The DNA region GCGGAGACGGCCTGCGCGGGGTTCAGTTTCCACCGCTGGGCACAGGTGTTGTTGTCGCCGTAGACCTGAATGGCGGCGCCGTCGGCGGTCGAGGCCCCGCGCACGTCCAGTCGCAGCCCGGGGGCGTGGCGGGGAGCGATCTCGTAGGCGCCGTTCCCCACGTCCTCGAACCGCCACTGCTGGTTGGTGCCGCCCCAGGCGTCCCACTGGGCGACAGGACTCCCGGCGGAGGTGGCGGCGTTCGACACGTCGATGCCCTTGCCGCTGTGCCGGGCCAGGACTTTGTAGTAGCCGCCGTCGGTCGCCTGGAGGCTCCACTGCTGGCTGGCCGCGCCCGAGGGCGCCTGCTGGACGATGGCCGCCCCGTTCGTCACCGATCCCCCCTGCACGTCAAGGTTCTTGCCCGAGCACAGGTTCGAGATGGTGTAGGTCTGTCCGGCCGTCGGCAGCGCCAGCGACTCGACCGCCGCCGTGGTGACGGGCGCGCGTGCGCTGCCGCAGGCCGTGAAAAGCGGCGGCAGACCGAGTGCGAGGGCGAGCCCGAGGGGGCGGAGGTTGCGGAATTGATTTGACGTCATAAAACTTGAGGAGGATACAGACGACTCAGCCTTAATGAAATCGAAAACTTCACGTTCCTGATGTTTCGATCAGAAAAGGGGACGCGCGGCCACCGACCCCACGGAAGCCAATCCCACCAGTCATTTCAGGTAGGGGGCGAAACGGGTGACGGTCACCGCGTCGGGGTTCGGCGTGACGCGCAGGAGACGGTTGCCACCGAAGACGAGCAGCAGGCGTCCGCCGGGCCCGGCCTGGAGGCCTCCCGTGCTCACCCGGTACGGACCCGCCAGCACGGCCTGGGACGTGCTCGCGTCGAAGGCCAGGGCGGCGGCGCTGAGCGGCGGGGTCTGGGACTGCACGGCGCCGAGCGCGCTCACGAAGCCCGTCTTCACGTGCAGGACGAGGCGGTCGGCCCTCAGGTCCCTGAGCCGAGCGTCCGTGTAGGTCACCCCGCCCGAGGCCGTCACCGTGCCGCTCCTCAGGTCGTAAGCCACGCTCTGAGCCCGTAGGGTGCCGCCCTGCCGGGTCGTGACCGTCGCCTCCCGGGCGGTCAGGCGCTCGCCGGGTTGCAGTTCCATCCGCCCGGCGCTCAGCCTCAGCCCCGTTCGGGCGTCGGTGGCGGTGCCCCCCTGAGGCAACTCGGTGGCACCCGTCTGGAGGTTGAGCTTCTGCGGCCCCCGGGGGGTCACGTTCAGCCCGCCGAACGTGACGGCCCCGCCCGCCCCGAGGGTCAGCGCGGCGAGCAGGGGAAGGAGAAAGCGCTTCATGCGCCCCACCCTAGCGTCCGGCCCCTGAGCCCGGTGAGCGGGTCCGTCAGCCCCGCTTCAGCCCGGGAAGGAGCGAGGACCGCGCCCCGGCTCGTCCCTTCTCGTGCGCCCCCGGGGCGCGGCGGGGTACACTCCCTGCGCTGTGAAGCGCCTTTTCCTTCTCCTGTCGCTCGCCCTGTCCTCGGCGGTCGCCGCGCCGCGCGTGGGCACCCACCCGGGCTACACGCGGTTGGTGTTCGACCTGCCCCGCCCCGCCTCCTCGGGCACCCCCTCCGCCAGCACCCGGGTCGCGGGCGGGCGGGTGACCGTGAAGCTCAGCGTGCCCCTCGCCGCCGCCCGGGGCCGCCTGAGCGCGCCCGGCGTGACCGGCTTTGCGGTCGCGGGCAAGACCGTCACGCTCACCCTCGCCCCCGGCCGGGGAAAGGCGACGGCGACCGTCCTGCCTGCCAAAAGTGGACAGCCCCCCCGGCTGGTGATCGACGTGCCCACGGGGGCGGCGGCCCGCTCTTCCGCCCCGCCCGCCCGGTCCCCCGCCGCCGTCACGCGCCCGGCGGGCACGGCCCGTCCCCTCCGGCCCGTGGTCGTGCTCGACGCCGGGCACGGCGGCATCGACCAGGGGATGCGCAGCCGCTGGGTCACCGAGGCGGAGGTCACCCTCGACGTGGCCCGCCGGGTGCGCGACGAGTTGCGGCGGCACGGCGTCGAGGTCGTGATGAGCCGCGAGAGCAACAAGCACCTCAGCGCGAACAAGGCCGATGACCTCAACCTGCGTTCACGCCTCGCCACCAACGCCAAGACCAGCGCCTTCGTGAGCATCCACGTGAACGCCTCCACCAACCCCGCCGGGCAGGGCATCGAGACGTACTACTTCGGCCAGCCGCTCGCGGGCCAGAACCGCAGCCTCGCGGTGCGGGAGAACGGCGGCGGCAGCCTCGGCCAGGAACTCACCCGCCGCGCCGCGAACAACGCCCAGAACCTCCTCGGCGACCTCCTGGCCCAGGCGAAGATGTCTTTTTCCCGCCAGCTTGCTCAGAAGGTCCAGTCCCGGCTGATCGCCGCCACGGGCGCCCAGAACCGGGGCGTGCAGACCGACGCCTTCTACGTCATCCGCAACCCCACCACCGCCGCCGTCCTCATCGAGATCGGCTTCGGCTCCAGCCCCGTCGAGGGCCCCCGCCTCGCCCAGCCCGCCTACCGCGACCGGGTGGCGACGGCGATTGCGCGGGCAATTCTGGACTTCGTGCACGCGGAGTAGGGAGTGGACTCCGGCATACATAAACTGATGGGTTGCCTTCTGTTAAGTGCGATCCTGTTGGGGTGTAAAGACAGTCGGTTCAAGGAGACG from Deinococcus aetherius includes:
- a CDS encoding N-acetylmuramoyl-L-alanine amidase; its protein translation is MKRLFLLLSLALSSAVAAPRVGTHPGYTRLVFDLPRPASSGTPSASTRVAGGRVTVKLSVPLAAARGRLSAPGVTGFAVAGKTVTLTLAPGRGKATATVLPAKSGQPPRLVIDVPTGAAARSSAPPARSPAAVTRPAGTARPLRPVVVLDAGHGGIDQGMRSRWVTEAEVTLDVARRVRDELRRHGVEVVMSRESNKHLSANKADDLNLRSRLATNAKTSAFVSIHVNASTNPAGQGIETYYFGQPLAGQNRSLAVRENGGGSLGQELTRRAANNAQNLLGDLLAQAKMSFSRQLAQKVQSRLIAATGAQNRGVQTDAFYVIRNPTTAAVLIEIGFGSSPVEGPRLAQPAYRDRVATAIARAILDFVHAE